One window of the Burkholderia sp. FERM BP-3421 genome contains the following:
- a CDS encoding alpha/beta fold hydrolase: MSMIDTEPAGRDAVASFHARLACCPERRVQAGAAGVIGYREAGAAAGGLPVVLLHGIGSGAASWVRQLDALGAARRTLAWDAPGYLASTPVSAASPLAADYAAALAAWLDALGIGRCVLVGHSLGALVAGGFARAWPGRLAGLLLLSPAGGYGAAPAELRVARRDARLAMLAELGAQGLAARRSAAMLSAHAEPAAQDWVRWNMARIAPGGYAQATHLLANADLVADLGGFGGRVAVAVGALDTITPPAACERIAAAARVGLQVIPQVGHAGYVEAPNVYSALIDAFCRQCEGSEAA, encoded by the coding sequence ATGAGCATGATCGATACGGAACCCGCCGGGCGCGACGCCGTCGCCTCGTTCCACGCGCGGCTCGCCTGCTGCCCGGAGCGGCGCGTGCAGGCCGGCGCGGCCGGCGTGATCGGCTATCGCGAGGCGGGCGCGGCCGCGGGCGGCCTGCCGGTGGTGCTGTTGCACGGCATCGGGTCGGGCGCGGCGTCGTGGGTTCGGCAGCTCGACGCGCTGGGCGCGGCGCGGCGCACGCTGGCCTGGGATGCGCCCGGCTATCTCGCGTCGACGCCGGTGAGCGCCGCATCGCCGCTCGCCGCCGATTACGCGGCGGCGCTCGCGGCCTGGCTCGATGCGCTCGGGATCGGACGCTGCGTCCTGGTCGGTCATTCGCTCGGCGCGCTGGTCGCGGGCGGCTTCGCCCGCGCATGGCCCGGGCGGCTCGCCGGCCTGCTGCTGCTGTCGCCGGCGGGCGGCTATGGCGCCGCGCCGGCCGAGTTGCGCGTCGCGCGCCGCGACGCGCGGCTCGCGATGCTCGCGGAACTCGGCGCGCAGGGGCTGGCGGCGCGGCGCAGCGCGGCGATGCTGTCCGCGCACGCGGAGCCGGCCGCGCAGGACTGGGTGCGCTGGAACATGGCGCGCATCGCGCCCGGCGGTTATGCGCAGGCGACGCATCTGCTCGCGAACGCGGATCTGGTCGCGGATCTCGGCGGTTTCGGCGGCCGCGTGGCGGTTGCCGTCGGCGCGCTCGACACGATCACGCCGCCCGCCGCCTGCGAGCGCATCGCGGCGGCCGCGCGGGTCGGATTGCAGGTGATTCCCCAGGTCGGGCATGCGGGCTATGTCGAGGCGCCCAATGTCTACAGCGCGCTGATCGACGCATTCTGCCGCCAGTGTGAAGGCTCGGAGGCCGCATGA
- a CDS encoding SDR family oxidoreductase has product MTERMQTVALDGRRVLVTGGARGLGAAFVEALTAAGARVVFGDLLDAQGQALAERLAAQGRDAQYVGVDLMDPASIRAFVAEGARRLGGLDGLINNAAVTHSGGRLATELDVATWDAVMDVNVRGLWLASVAAYPHLAASGRGAIVNLASDTALWGAPKLLAYVASKGAVIALTHALAREFGGAGVTVNAIAPGLTEVEATAYVPAERHAYYRQGRALPRAQTTDDTTGPVLFLLSDAARFVTGQLLPVNGGFVMH; this is encoded by the coding sequence ATGACTGAGCGCATGCAGACGGTGGCGCTCGACGGGCGTCGCGTCCTCGTGACGGGCGGCGCGCGCGGACTCGGCGCGGCGTTCGTCGAGGCGCTGACGGCGGCCGGCGCGCGCGTCGTGTTCGGCGACCTGCTCGACGCGCAGGGGCAGGCGCTGGCGGAGCGGCTCGCGGCGCAGGGGCGCGACGCGCAATACGTCGGCGTCGACCTGATGGACCCGGCGAGCATCCGCGCCTTCGTCGCCGAAGGCGCGCGGCGGCTCGGCGGCCTCGACGGGCTGATCAACAACGCGGCCGTGACCCACTCGGGCGGCCGGCTCGCGACCGAGCTGGACGTCGCGACCTGGGATGCGGTGATGGACGTCAACGTGCGCGGCCTGTGGCTCGCGAGTGTCGCCGCCTATCCGCACCTCGCGGCCTCGGGGCGCGGCGCGATCGTCAATCTCGCCTCCGACACCGCGCTGTGGGGCGCGCCGAAGCTGCTCGCGTACGTCGCGAGCAAGGGCGCGGTGATCGCGCTGACCCATGCGCTCGCGCGCGAATTCGGCGGCGCGGGCGTGACCGTCAATGCGATCGCGCCGGGCCTGACCGAGGTCGAGGCGACCGCCTATGTCCCGGCCGAGCGGCATGCGTACTACCGGCAGGGCCGCGCGTTGCCGCGCGCGCAAACCACCGACGACACGACGGGGCCGGTGCTGTTCCTGCTGTCCGACGCCGCGCGCTTCGTGACAGGCCAACTGCTGCCGGTGAACGGCGGCTTCGTGATGCATTGA
- a CDS encoding cupin domain-containing protein gives MVEADIERKSWSQPAGASFADWMEGRVARLQTRRYDWDALKFQADFDPKYRRAQMRYVGTGGTGVAKDANTVPAGQFTFSTMVIPAGNVGPSHIHVDVEEIFFVLRGRIKVVCERDGETWEATLGERDLISVPPGVYRTEINVGEEDALMCVMLGSPAPITPTYPPDSPLAKLKR, from the coding sequence ATGGTGGAAGCCGATATCGAACGCAAATCATGGAGCCAGCCGGCGGGCGCGAGCTTCGCCGATTGGATGGAAGGGCGCGTCGCGCGCTTGCAGACGCGCCGCTACGACTGGGACGCGCTCAAGTTCCAGGCCGACTTCGATCCGAAGTACCGGCGCGCGCAGATGCGCTACGTCGGCACGGGCGGCACGGGCGTCGCGAAGGACGCCAACACGGTGCCGGCCGGCCAGTTCACGTTCTCGACGATGGTGATTCCGGCCGGCAACGTCGGCCCGAGCCATATCCACGTCGACGTCGAGGAGATCTTCTTCGTGCTGCGCGGGCGCATCAAGGTGGTCTGCGAGCGCGACGGCGAAACCTGGGAAGCGACGCTCGGCGAACGCGACCTGATCTCGGTGCCGCCCGGCGTTTATCGGACCGAGATCAACGTCGGCGAGGAGGACGCGCTGATGTGCGTGATGCTCGGCTCGCCCGCGCCGATCACGCCGACGTATCCGCCCGATTCGCCGCTCGCGAAGCTCAAGCGCTGA